One region of Culex pipiens pallens isolate TS chromosome 2, TS_CPP_V2, whole genome shotgun sequence genomic DNA includes:
- the LOC120424437 gene encoding calpain-A-like isoform X8 translates to MDELKGLLSGAGKQLFDRAGQAIGAAATEYIGSVINEIFEKKETDTKRILPSIRNMKVLGERGSGFRSQTDVQDYYVLRNQCLESGSLFEDPEFPATSSSLMFSRRPDRHYEWLRPHEISEAPEFFVEGFSRFDVQQGELGDCWLLAACANLTQDQKMFLRVVPEDNSFEDDYAGIFHFRFWQYGRWVDVVIDDRLPTYRGELIYMRSSEKNEFWSALLEKAYAKLHGSYEALKGGTTCEAMEDFTGGVTEMYDLKDQTPPNLFQICEKGFQRNSMFACSIEPDPNVTEAETREGLIRGHAYSITKIQLADIVTPTQSGKIPLIRLRNPWGNEAEWNGAWSDQSAEWRFIPDEQKEELGLSFDNDGEFWMSYRDFCKYFDRIEICNLSPDSLSEEQANRGKLRWEMSTFEGEWAVGSTAGGCRNYLNTFWHNPQYVIHLEDPDEDDDEGKCTVIIALMQKNRRSRRNMGVDCLTIGFAVYRVTERDLAQKPLKMNFFKYNASVARSPSFINLREVSCRFKLPPGDYLIVPSTFEPNEEGEFLIRVFSECKNSMEENDDEVGVGDIDDRIAPDVPIPSQPSPQRQAMERLFLEVAGADGEVDWVELKRILDHSFRDDLPKSSSVNGLNKSYANQQNASNYDDGGGGGGGLLAQLCGLFCKDTPFAEAFGVNDGGAAGPGGDPSANLQNQIVPVQRVDQSGDGFSKDVCRSMVAMLDVDQSGKLGFEEFQTLLTDISKWKAVFKLYDQDQTGRLSAFELREALNSAGYHLNNRILNGLVHRYGSRDGSIAFDDFIMCAVKIKTMIEIFRERDTEGTNMATFSMDEWVEKTLYS, encoded by the exons CTCGGCGAGAGGGGCAGTGGCTTCCGGTCGCAAACCGATGTCCAGGACTACTATGTGCTGCGCAACCAGTGCCTTGAGAGCGGGTCGCTCTTCGAGGATCCGGAATTTCCGGCGACCTCGTCCTCGCTGATGTTCTCGCGCCGTCCCGACCGCCACTACGAGTGGCTCCGTCCGCACGAGATCAGCGAAGCGCCGGAGTTCTTTGTCGAGGGCTTTTCCCGGTTCGACGTGCAGCAGGGTGAGCTCGGGGATTGCTGGCTGTTGGCGGCTTGTGCCAACTTGACCCAGGACCAGAAGATGTTCTTGCGGGTGGTGCCGGAGGATAACAGCTTTGAGGACGATTACGCGGGGATCTTCCACTTCCGGTTTTGGCAGTACGGCCGCTGGGTGGATGTGGTCATTGACGATCGGCTGCCGACCTATCGGGGGGAGCTGATTTATATGCGGTCGTCGGAAAAGAATGAATTCTGGAGTGCGTTGCTGGAGAAGGCGTACGCCAAGTTGCATGGATCTTATGAAGCGTTGAAGGGAGGCACCACCTGCGAGGCGATGGAGGACTTTACCGGGGGTGTTACGGAGATGTACGACCTGAAGGATCAAACGCCGCCGAATCTGTTCCAGATCTGCGAGAAGGGATTCCAGCGCAACTCGATGTTTGCGTGCAGTATTGAG CCCGACCCCAACGTAACGGAGGCCGAAACCCGCGAAGGTCTGATCCGAGGCCACGCGTACTCCATCACCAAGATCCAGCTGGCGGACATCGTAACGCCCACCCAGTCGGGCAAGATCCCGCTGATCCGACTGCGCAACCCGTGGGGCAACGAAGCGGAGTGGAACGGAGCCTGGAGCGATCAGTCGGCCGAGTGGCGCTTCATTCCGGACGAACAGAAGGAAGAACTGGGGCTGAGCTTTGACAACGATGGCGAGTTCTGGATGTCGTACCGAGACTTTTGCAAGTACTTTGACCGCATTGAGATCTGCAACTTGAGCCCGGACTCGCTGAGCGAGGAGCAAGCGAACCGCGGCAAACTCCGCTGGGAAATGTCCACCTTCGAGGGCGAATGGGCAGTCGGATCGACGGCCGGCGGTTGCCGTAACTATCTGAACACATTCTGGCACAACCCGCAGTACGTGATCCACCTGGAAGACCCAGACGAGGACGATGACGAGGGCAAGTGTACGGTGATTATCGCCCTGATGCAGAAGAATCGTCGCTCGCGTCGCAACATGGGCGTGGATTGCCTCACGATTGGCTTTGCCGTGTACCGGGTGACGGAGCGGGATCTGGCACAGAAGCCgctgaaaatgaacttcttcaaGTATAATGCGTCGGTTGCGCGGTCGCCGTCGTTTATCAACCTGCGTGAGGTGAGCTGCCGGTTCAAGTTGCCTCCGGGAGATTACTTGATTGTGCCGTCGACGTTCGAGCCGAACGAGGAGGGAGAGTTCCTGATTCGGGTGTTCTCCGAGTGTAAGAACAGCATGGAGGAGAACGACGATGAAGTCGGCGTCGGAGACATCGATGATAGG ATCGCGCCAGACGTCCCAATCCCGTCGCAACCGTCGCCCCAGCGCCAGGCCATGGAACGGCTGTTCCTGGAGGTGGCCGGCGCTGACGGCGAGGTCGATTGGGTCGAGCTGAAGCGCATCCTGGACCACTCGTTCCGTGATG ATCTGCCCAAGTCGTCGTCGGTGAACGGGTTGAACAAGAGCTACGCGAACCAGCAGAACGCGTCCAACTACGACGAtggcggtggtggcggcggcggatTGCTGGCCCAGCTGTGTGGCCTCTTCTGTAAGGACACCCCGTTTGCGGAGGCATTCGGGGTCAACGATGGAGGCGCCGCCGGTCCTGGGGGTGATCCGAGTGCGAACCTGCAGAATCAAATCGTTCCCGTGCAGCGTG TTGACCAGTCCGGCGATGGCTTCTCGAAGGACGTGTGCCGCTCGATGGTGGCCATGCTGGACGTCGACCAGTCCGGCAAGCTGGGCTTCGAGGAGTTCCAGACGCTCCTCACGGACATTTCCAAGTGGAAGGCCGTCTTCAAGCTGTACGACCAGGACCAGACGGGTCGGCTGAGCGCGTTCGAGCTGCGTGAAGCGCTCAACTCGGCCGGGTATCATTTGAACAACCGGATTTTGAACGGGCTGGTCCATCGGTACGGCTCCCGGGATGGGTCGATAGCGTTTGACGATTTCATCATGTGTGCGGTGAAGATCAAGACGATGATTG AAATCTTCCGCGAACGAgacaccgaaggcaccaacatgGCCACATTCAGCATGGACGAATGGGTCGAAAAAACGCTTTACTCGTAA
- the LOC120424437 gene encoding calpain-A-like isoform X7, producing MDELKGLLSGAGKQLFDRAGQAIGAAATEYIGSVINEIFEKKETDTKRILPSIRNMKVLGERGSGFRSQTDVQDYYVLRNQCLESGSLFEDPEFPATSSSLMFSRRPDRHYEWLRPHEISEAPEFFVEGFSRFDVQQGELGDCWLLAACANLTQDQKMFLRVVPEDNSFEDDYAGIFHFRFWQYGRWVDVVIDDRLPTYRGELIYMRSSEKNEFWSALLEKAYAKLHGSYEALKGGTTCEAMEDFTGGVTEMYDLKDQTPPNLFQICEKGFQRNSMFACSIEPDPNVTEAETREGLIRGHAYSITKIQLADIVTPTQSGKIPLIRLRNPWGNEAEWNGAWSDQSAEWRFIPDEQKEELGLSFDNDGEFWMSYRDFCKYFDRIEICNLSPDSLSEEQANRGKLRWEMSTFEGEWAVGSTAGGCRNYLNTFWHNPQYVIHLEDPDEDDDEGKCTVIIALMQKNRRSRRNMGVDCLTIGFAVYRVTERDLAQKPLKMNFFKYNASVARSPSFINLREVSCRFKLPPGDYLIVPSTFEPNEEGEFLIRVFSECKNSMEENDDEVGVGDIDDRVHPDDINRGGGRYIAPDVPIPSQPSPQRQAMERLFLEVAGADGEVDWVELKRILDHSFRDDLPKSSSVNGLNKSYANQQNASNYDDGGGGGGGLLAQLCGLFCKDTPFAEAFGVNDGGAAGPGGDPSANLQNQIVPVQRVDQSGDGFSKDVCRSMVAMLDVDQSGKLGFEEFQTLLTDISKWKAVFKLYDQDQTGRLSAFELREALNSAGYHLNNRILNGLVHRYGSRDGSIAFDDFIMCAVKIKTMIEIFRERDTEGTNMATFSMDEWVEKTLYS from the exons CTCGGCGAGAGGGGCAGTGGCTTCCGGTCGCAAACCGATGTCCAGGACTACTATGTGCTGCGCAACCAGTGCCTTGAGAGCGGGTCGCTCTTCGAGGATCCGGAATTTCCGGCGACCTCGTCCTCGCTGATGTTCTCGCGCCGTCCCGACCGCCACTACGAGTGGCTCCGTCCGCACGAGATCAGCGAAGCGCCGGAGTTCTTTGTCGAGGGCTTTTCCCGGTTCGACGTGCAGCAGGGTGAGCTCGGGGATTGCTGGCTGTTGGCGGCTTGTGCCAACTTGACCCAGGACCAGAAGATGTTCTTGCGGGTGGTGCCGGAGGATAACAGCTTTGAGGACGATTACGCGGGGATCTTCCACTTCCGGTTTTGGCAGTACGGCCGCTGGGTGGATGTGGTCATTGACGATCGGCTGCCGACCTATCGGGGGGAGCTGATTTATATGCGGTCGTCGGAAAAGAATGAATTCTGGAGTGCGTTGCTGGAGAAGGCGTACGCCAAGTTGCATGGATCTTATGAAGCGTTGAAGGGAGGCACCACCTGCGAGGCGATGGAGGACTTTACCGGGGGTGTTACGGAGATGTACGACCTGAAGGATCAAACGCCGCCGAATCTGTTCCAGATCTGCGAGAAGGGATTCCAGCGCAACTCGATGTTTGCGTGCAGTATTGAG CCCGACCCCAACGTAACGGAGGCCGAAACCCGCGAAGGTCTGATCCGAGGCCACGCGTACTCCATCACCAAGATCCAGCTGGCGGACATCGTAACGCCCACCCAGTCGGGCAAGATCCCGCTGATCCGACTGCGCAACCCGTGGGGCAACGAAGCGGAGTGGAACGGAGCCTGGAGCGATCAGTCGGCCGAGTGGCGCTTCATTCCGGACGAACAGAAGGAAGAACTGGGGCTGAGCTTTGACAACGATGGCGAGTTCTGGATGTCGTACCGAGACTTTTGCAAGTACTTTGACCGCATTGAGATCTGCAACTTGAGCCCGGACTCGCTGAGCGAGGAGCAAGCGAACCGCGGCAAACTCCGCTGGGAAATGTCCACCTTCGAGGGCGAATGGGCAGTCGGATCGACGGCCGGCGGTTGCCGTAACTATCTGAACACATTCTGGCACAACCCGCAGTACGTGATCCACCTGGAAGACCCAGACGAGGACGATGACGAGGGCAAGTGTACGGTGATTATCGCCCTGATGCAGAAGAATCGTCGCTCGCGTCGCAACATGGGCGTGGATTGCCTCACGATTGGCTTTGCCGTGTACCGGGTGACGGAGCGGGATCTGGCACAGAAGCCgctgaaaatgaacttcttcaaGTATAATGCGTCGGTTGCGCGGTCGCCGTCGTTTATCAACCTGCGTGAGGTGAGCTGCCGGTTCAAGTTGCCTCCGGGAGATTACTTGATTGTGCCGTCGACGTTCGAGCCGAACGAGGAGGGAGAGTTCCTGATTCGGGTGTTCTCCGAGTGTAAGAACAGCATGGAGGAGAACGACGATGAAGTCGGCGTCGGAGACATCGATGATAGG GTCCATCCCGACGATATCAATCGTGGTGGTGGTCGATAC ATCGCGCCAGACGTCCCAATCCCGTCGCAACCGTCGCCCCAGCGCCAGGCCATGGAACGGCTGTTCCTGGAGGTGGCCGGCGCTGACGGCGAGGTCGATTGGGTCGAGCTGAAGCGCATCCTGGACCACTCGTTCCGTGATG ATCTGCCCAAGTCGTCGTCGGTGAACGGGTTGAACAAGAGCTACGCGAACCAGCAGAACGCGTCCAACTACGACGAtggcggtggtggcggcggcggatTGCTGGCCCAGCTGTGTGGCCTCTTCTGTAAGGACACCCCGTTTGCGGAGGCATTCGGGGTCAACGATGGAGGCGCCGCCGGTCCTGGGGGTGATCCGAGTGCGAACCTGCAGAATCAAATCGTTCCCGTGCAGCGTG TTGACCAGTCCGGCGATGGCTTCTCGAAGGACGTGTGCCGCTCGATGGTGGCCATGCTGGACGTCGACCAGTCCGGCAAGCTGGGCTTCGAGGAGTTCCAGACGCTCCTCACGGACATTTCCAAGTGGAAGGCCGTCTTCAAGCTGTACGACCAGGACCAGACGGGTCGGCTGAGCGCGTTCGAGCTGCGTGAAGCGCTCAACTCGGCCGGGTATCATTTGAACAACCGGATTTTGAACGGGCTGGTCCATCGGTACGGCTCCCGGGATGGGTCGATAGCGTTTGACGATTTCATCATGTGTGCGGTGAAGATCAAGACGATGATTG AAATCTTCCGCGAACGAgacaccgaaggcaccaacatgGCCACATTCAGCATGGACGAATGGGTCGAAAAAACGCTTTACTCGTAA
- the LOC120424437 gene encoding calpain-A-like isoform X4: protein MEDDSVEMSTSECDEGGVCIVRSFSKQERTPVRTFGDAGQQKDDGLIVEEIGEVQSSHNSENKCFRSIADIVKLLPYVKKFKKLGERGSGFRSQTDVQDYYVLRNQCLESGSLFEDPEFPATSSSLMFSRRPDRHYEWLRPHEISEAPEFFVEGFSRFDVQQGELGDCWLLAACANLTQDQKMFLRVVPEDNSFEDDYAGIFHFRFWQYGRWVDVVIDDRLPTYRGELIYMRSSEKNEFWSALLEKAYAKLHGSYEALKGGTTCEAMEDFTGGVTEMYDLKDQTPPNLFQICEKGFQRNSMFACSIEPDPNVTEAETREGLIRGHAYSITKIQLADIVTPTQSGKIPLIRLRNPWGNEAEWNGAWSDQSAEWRFIPDEQKEELGLSFDNDGEFWMSYRDFCKYFDRIEICNLSPDSLSEEQANRGKLRWEMSTFEGEWAVGSTAGGCRNYLNTFWHNPQYVIHLEDPDEDDDEGKCTVIIALMQKNRRSRRNMGVDCLTIGFAVYRVTERDLAQKPLKMNFFKYNASVARSPSFINLREVSCRFKLPPGDYLIVPSTFEPNEEGEFLIRVFSECKNSMEENDDEVGVGDIDDRVHPDDINRGGGRYIAPDVPIPSQPSPQRQAMERLFLEVAGADGEVDWVELKRILDHSFRDDLPKSSSVNGLNKSYANQQNASNYDDGGGGGGGLLAQLCGLFCKDTPFAEAFGVNDGGAAGPGGDPSANLQNQIVPVQRVDQSGDGFSKDVCRSMVAMLDVDQSGKLGFEEFQTLLTDISKWKAVFKLYDQDQTGRLSAFELREALNSAGYHLNNRILNGLVHRYGSRDGSIAFDDFIMCAVKIKTMIEIFRERDTEGTNMATFSMDEWVEKTLYS from the exons CTCGGCGAGAGGGGCAGTGGCTTCCGGTCGCAAACCGATGTCCAGGACTACTATGTGCTGCGCAACCAGTGCCTTGAGAGCGGGTCGCTCTTCGAGGATCCGGAATTTCCGGCGACCTCGTCCTCGCTGATGTTCTCGCGCCGTCCCGACCGCCACTACGAGTGGCTCCGTCCGCACGAGATCAGCGAAGCGCCGGAGTTCTTTGTCGAGGGCTTTTCCCGGTTCGACGTGCAGCAGGGTGAGCTCGGGGATTGCTGGCTGTTGGCGGCTTGTGCCAACTTGACCCAGGACCAGAAGATGTTCTTGCGGGTGGTGCCGGAGGATAACAGCTTTGAGGACGATTACGCGGGGATCTTCCACTTCCGGTTTTGGCAGTACGGCCGCTGGGTGGATGTGGTCATTGACGATCGGCTGCCGACCTATCGGGGGGAGCTGATTTATATGCGGTCGTCGGAAAAGAATGAATTCTGGAGTGCGTTGCTGGAGAAGGCGTACGCCAAGTTGCATGGATCTTATGAAGCGTTGAAGGGAGGCACCACCTGCGAGGCGATGGAGGACTTTACCGGGGGTGTTACGGAGATGTACGACCTGAAGGATCAAACGCCGCCGAATCTGTTCCAGATCTGCGAGAAGGGATTCCAGCGCAACTCGATGTTTGCGTGCAGTATTGAG CCCGACCCCAACGTAACGGAGGCCGAAACCCGCGAAGGTCTGATCCGAGGCCACGCGTACTCCATCACCAAGATCCAGCTGGCGGACATCGTAACGCCCACCCAGTCGGGCAAGATCCCGCTGATCCGACTGCGCAACCCGTGGGGCAACGAAGCGGAGTGGAACGGAGCCTGGAGCGATCAGTCGGCCGAGTGGCGCTTCATTCCGGACGAACAGAAGGAAGAACTGGGGCTGAGCTTTGACAACGATGGCGAGTTCTGGATGTCGTACCGAGACTTTTGCAAGTACTTTGACCGCATTGAGATCTGCAACTTGAGCCCGGACTCGCTGAGCGAGGAGCAAGCGAACCGCGGCAAACTCCGCTGGGAAATGTCCACCTTCGAGGGCGAATGGGCAGTCGGATCGACGGCCGGCGGTTGCCGTAACTATCTGAACACATTCTGGCACAACCCGCAGTACGTGATCCACCTGGAAGACCCAGACGAGGACGATGACGAGGGCAAGTGTACGGTGATTATCGCCCTGATGCAGAAGAATCGTCGCTCGCGTCGCAACATGGGCGTGGATTGCCTCACGATTGGCTTTGCCGTGTACCGGGTGACGGAGCGGGATCTGGCACAGAAGCCgctgaaaatgaacttcttcaaGTATAATGCGTCGGTTGCGCGGTCGCCGTCGTTTATCAACCTGCGTGAGGTGAGCTGCCGGTTCAAGTTGCCTCCGGGAGATTACTTGATTGTGCCGTCGACGTTCGAGCCGAACGAGGAGGGAGAGTTCCTGATTCGGGTGTTCTCCGAGTGTAAGAACAGCATGGAGGAGAACGACGATGAAGTCGGCGTCGGAGACATCGATGATAGG GTCCATCCCGACGATATCAATCGTGGTGGTGGTCGATAC ATCGCGCCAGACGTCCCAATCCCGTCGCAACCGTCGCCCCAGCGCCAGGCCATGGAACGGCTGTTCCTGGAGGTGGCCGGCGCTGACGGCGAGGTCGATTGGGTCGAGCTGAAGCGCATCCTGGACCACTCGTTCCGTGATG ATCTGCCCAAGTCGTCGTCGGTGAACGGGTTGAACAAGAGCTACGCGAACCAGCAGAACGCGTCCAACTACGACGAtggcggtggtggcggcggcggatTGCTGGCCCAGCTGTGTGGCCTCTTCTGTAAGGACACCCCGTTTGCGGAGGCATTCGGGGTCAACGATGGAGGCGCCGCCGGTCCTGGGGGTGATCCGAGTGCGAACCTGCAGAATCAAATCGTTCCCGTGCAGCGTG TTGACCAGTCCGGCGATGGCTTCTCGAAGGACGTGTGCCGCTCGATGGTGGCCATGCTGGACGTCGACCAGTCCGGCAAGCTGGGCTTCGAGGAGTTCCAGACGCTCCTCACGGACATTTCCAAGTGGAAGGCCGTCTTCAAGCTGTACGACCAGGACCAGACGGGTCGGCTGAGCGCGTTCGAGCTGCGTGAAGCGCTCAACTCGGCCGGGTATCATTTGAACAACCGGATTTTGAACGGGCTGGTCCATCGGTACGGCTCCCGGGATGGGTCGATAGCGTTTGACGATTTCATCATGTGTGCGGTGAAGATCAAGACGATGATTG AAATCTTCCGCGAACGAgacaccgaaggcaccaacatgGCCACATTCAGCATGGACGAATGGGTCGAAAAAACGCTTTACTCGTAA
- the LOC120424437 gene encoding calpain-A-like isoform X9 — MSDEDEIQESLHHVSSAVRSVLPSIRRFKHLGERGSGFRSQTDVQDYYVLRNQCLESGSLFEDPEFPATSSSLMFSRRPDRHYEWLRPHEISEAPEFFVEGFSRFDVQQGELGDCWLLAACANLTQDQKMFLRVVPEDNSFEDDYAGIFHFRFWQYGRWVDVVIDDRLPTYRGELIYMRSSEKNEFWSALLEKAYAKLHGSYEALKGGTTCEAMEDFTGGVTEMYDLKDQTPPNLFQICEKGFQRNSMFACSIEPDPNVTEAETREGLIRGHAYSITKIQLADIVTPTQSGKIPLIRLRNPWGNEAEWNGAWSDQSAEWRFIPDEQKEELGLSFDNDGEFWMSYRDFCKYFDRIEICNLSPDSLSEEQANRGKLRWEMSTFEGEWAVGSTAGGCRNYLNTFWHNPQYVIHLEDPDEDDDEGKCTVIIALMQKNRRSRRNMGVDCLTIGFAVYRVTERDLAQKPLKMNFFKYNASVARSPSFINLREVSCRFKLPPGDYLIVPSTFEPNEEGEFLIRVFSECKNSMEENDDEVGVGDIDDRVHPDDINRGGGRYIAPDVPIPSQPSPQRQAMERLFLEVAGADGEVDWVELKRILDHSFRDDLPKSSSVNGLNKSYANQQNASNYDDGGGGGGGLLAQLCGLFCKDTPFAEAFGVNDGGAAGPGGDPSANLQNQIVPVQRVDQSGDGFSKDVCRSMVAMLDVDQSGKLGFEEFQTLLTDISKWKAVFKLYDQDQTGRLSAFELREALNSAGYHLNNRILNGLVHRYGSRDGSIAFDDFIMCAVKIKTMIEIFRERDTEGTNMATFSMDEWVEKTLYS, encoded by the exons CTCGGCGAGAGGGGCAGTGGCTTCCGGTCGCAAACCGATGTCCAGGACTACTATGTGCTGCGCAACCAGTGCCTTGAGAGCGGGTCGCTCTTCGAGGATCCGGAATTTCCGGCGACCTCGTCCTCGCTGATGTTCTCGCGCCGTCCCGACCGCCACTACGAGTGGCTCCGTCCGCACGAGATCAGCGAAGCGCCGGAGTTCTTTGTCGAGGGCTTTTCCCGGTTCGACGTGCAGCAGGGTGAGCTCGGGGATTGCTGGCTGTTGGCGGCTTGTGCCAACTTGACCCAGGACCAGAAGATGTTCTTGCGGGTGGTGCCGGAGGATAACAGCTTTGAGGACGATTACGCGGGGATCTTCCACTTCCGGTTTTGGCAGTACGGCCGCTGGGTGGATGTGGTCATTGACGATCGGCTGCCGACCTATCGGGGGGAGCTGATTTATATGCGGTCGTCGGAAAAGAATGAATTCTGGAGTGCGTTGCTGGAGAAGGCGTACGCCAAGTTGCATGGATCTTATGAAGCGTTGAAGGGAGGCACCACCTGCGAGGCGATGGAGGACTTTACCGGGGGTGTTACGGAGATGTACGACCTGAAGGATCAAACGCCGCCGAATCTGTTCCAGATCTGCGAGAAGGGATTCCAGCGCAACTCGATGTTTGCGTGCAGTATTGAG CCCGACCCCAACGTAACGGAGGCCGAAACCCGCGAAGGTCTGATCCGAGGCCACGCGTACTCCATCACCAAGATCCAGCTGGCGGACATCGTAACGCCCACCCAGTCGGGCAAGATCCCGCTGATCCGACTGCGCAACCCGTGGGGCAACGAAGCGGAGTGGAACGGAGCCTGGAGCGATCAGTCGGCCGAGTGGCGCTTCATTCCGGACGAACAGAAGGAAGAACTGGGGCTGAGCTTTGACAACGATGGCGAGTTCTGGATGTCGTACCGAGACTTTTGCAAGTACTTTGACCGCATTGAGATCTGCAACTTGAGCCCGGACTCGCTGAGCGAGGAGCAAGCGAACCGCGGCAAACTCCGCTGGGAAATGTCCACCTTCGAGGGCGAATGGGCAGTCGGATCGACGGCCGGCGGTTGCCGTAACTATCTGAACACATTCTGGCACAACCCGCAGTACGTGATCCACCTGGAAGACCCAGACGAGGACGATGACGAGGGCAAGTGTACGGTGATTATCGCCCTGATGCAGAAGAATCGTCGCTCGCGTCGCAACATGGGCGTGGATTGCCTCACGATTGGCTTTGCCGTGTACCGGGTGACGGAGCGGGATCTGGCACAGAAGCCgctgaaaatgaacttcttcaaGTATAATGCGTCGGTTGCGCGGTCGCCGTCGTTTATCAACCTGCGTGAGGTGAGCTGCCGGTTCAAGTTGCCTCCGGGAGATTACTTGATTGTGCCGTCGACGTTCGAGCCGAACGAGGAGGGAGAGTTCCTGATTCGGGTGTTCTCCGAGTGTAAGAACAGCATGGAGGAGAACGACGATGAAGTCGGCGTCGGAGACATCGATGATAGG GTCCATCCCGACGATATCAATCGTGGTGGTGGTCGATAC ATCGCGCCAGACGTCCCAATCCCGTCGCAACCGTCGCCCCAGCGCCAGGCCATGGAACGGCTGTTCCTGGAGGTGGCCGGCGCTGACGGCGAGGTCGATTGGGTCGAGCTGAAGCGCATCCTGGACCACTCGTTCCGTGATG ATCTGCCCAAGTCGTCGTCGGTGAACGGGTTGAACAAGAGCTACGCGAACCAGCAGAACGCGTCCAACTACGACGAtggcggtggtggcggcggcggatTGCTGGCCCAGCTGTGTGGCCTCTTCTGTAAGGACACCCCGTTTGCGGAGGCATTCGGGGTCAACGATGGAGGCGCCGCCGGTCCTGGGGGTGATCCGAGTGCGAACCTGCAGAATCAAATCGTTCCCGTGCAGCGTG TTGACCAGTCCGGCGATGGCTTCTCGAAGGACGTGTGCCGCTCGATGGTGGCCATGCTGGACGTCGACCAGTCCGGCAAGCTGGGCTTCGAGGAGTTCCAGACGCTCCTCACGGACATTTCCAAGTGGAAGGCCGTCTTCAAGCTGTACGACCAGGACCAGACGGGTCGGCTGAGCGCGTTCGAGCTGCGTGAAGCGCTCAACTCGGCCGGGTATCATTTGAACAACCGGATTTTGAACGGGCTGGTCCATCGGTACGGCTCCCGGGATGGGTCGATAGCGTTTGACGATTTCATCATGTGTGCGGTGAAGATCAAGACGATGATTG AAATCTTCCGCGAACGAgacaccgaaggcaccaacatgGCCACATTCAGCATGGACGAATGGGTCGAAAAAACGCTTTACTCGTAA